From one Primulina huaijiensis isolate GDHJ02 unplaced genomic scaffold, ASM1229523v2 scaffold10763, whole genome shotgun sequence genomic stretch:
- the LOC140965551 gene encoding protein RDM1-like, whose product MKEPSPSNDQVDILFDDSFSFTRVENDSIQSIAVGGPVIELTPEEMQFRLAEGYQEYMEMIPIPVKRGTTIPGTSWMGLGNSIEQIYGQPLHYLTYLHLKQLDKERIGAKDENVPLDMIIHPCKAEASIWIIEEIHRHTSSPHHLAKLWENDPSHHALIDAIFPKL is encoded by the exons ATGAAGGAGCCGTCGCCTTCAAATGATCAGGTTGATATTTTATTCGATGATTCTTTTTCATTCACTCGTGTAGAAAATGACAGTATTCAATCAATTGCTGTTGGTGGACCTGTTATCGAATTAACTCCCGAAG aaatgcaattcAGACTTGCAGAAGGTTACCAAGAATACATGGAGATGATCCCCATACCAGTTAAGCGTGGCACCACTATTCCTGGTACCTCATGGATGGGGTTAGGCAACTCTATCGAGCAGATATATGGGCAGCCTCTGCACTACCTGACTTATCTTCATCTAAAGCAGTTGGACAAAGAGAGGATTGGAGCCAAGGATGAGAATGTTCCCTTGGATATGATTATCCATCCTTGTAAAGCTGAGGCCAGTATCTGGATCATTGAAGAGATTCACCGCCATACTTCTTCTCCGCATCATCTGGCAAAACTGTGGGAAAATGATCCCAGTCATCATGCTCTAATTGATGCCATTTTCCCAAAGCTCTGA
- the LOC140965523 gene encoding uncharacterized protein, which translates to MEISSGTTAATVLYLLALIFVSSRSSRVTALAGAEVENHHVVNVIPTVLVESIPSDGVVCDGVVRCARVPISGLSRLKIGNYSSARRVNVVPSNGIPEKSYNKIQMCLHSNSSLGLCHCGKDNWESIHDGIWSSVISPYQDKYIDVKFSNNLYGSVFVSFKIEFHRWRLLCLAIGFILLLLAPIVSGWVPFYYSSSMAIGICLVVIIILFQGMKLLPTGRKSALYSTICGLALGAGSFLLNRLSMFVNSILVNFGFGEEMHNPVSKSXSVDVGVAQFVKWALRVMAVTFIFQSTLDTPLAMGLLVSFMVIYLSFTSMKWEWDNLWNHTYSGNGSLKGWKSGRLIKKRKRTEFLSRPGAKHSGGTIWESPRSVSPQLRSPLKVKGVPSPSGGNVRSPSTYYSTFHKTPTRKKYSEEEWKEFTEASTRQAMAEWASSPEFTEWITKNADRIQLHHGDSSEESIGSGSDSTDDNKAESSSRGLLKWQPRG; encoded by the exons ATGGAGATTTCTTCTGGTACAACTGCAGCTACTGTGTTGTACCTTCTGGCACTGATATTTGTCTCTTCACGCTCCAGTCGCGTGACAGCACTCGCCG GTGCTGAGGTGGAAAATCATCATGTAGTAAATGTGATTCCGACTGTCCTTGTGGAATCCATTCCATCTGACGGTGTAGTATGTGATGGTGTAGTACGGTGTGCACGTGTTCCTATTTCTGGGCTTTCAAGACTAAAAATTGGGAATTATTCCAGTGCACGCCGGGTCAACGTGGTTCCTTCCAATGGAATCCCAGAGAAATCGTATAACAAAATTCAGATGTGTTTGCACAG CAACTCTTCACTTGGATTGTGCCATTGTGGGAAGGATAACTGGGAAAGTATCCATGATGGGATATGGAGCTCTGTTATTTCCCCCTACCAAGATAAATACATTGATGTTAAGTTTTCCAATAACTTGTATGGTTCTGTGTTTGTCAGTTTTAAAATAG AATTTCACAGATGGCGTTTACTTTGCCTGGCTATTGGTTTTATTTTGCTGTTGTTGGCCCCAATAGTTAGTGGCTGGGTTCCTTTCTATTATAGCAGTTCAATGGCCATTGGAATCTGCCTTGTAGTCATAATCATTCTCTTCCAG GGAATGAAATTGTTGCCAACTGGCCGAAAAAGTGCTCTCTATAGCACGATTTGTGGTTTAGCA CTTGGAGCTGGATCATTTCTGCTAAATAGATTATCAATGTTTGTCAACTCAATTCTTGTCAATTTTGGATTCGGTGAAGAGATGCACAATCCAGTAAGTAAA TCANGAAGTGTTGATGTTGGTGTCGCCCAATTTGTGAAATGGGCATTGCGTGTAATGGCAGTGACTTTTATCTTTCAG AGCACTCTTGATACCCCTTTGGCAATGGGACTGCTTGTTTCTTTTATGGTGATATATTTGTCTTTTACTTCCATGAAGTGGGAGTGGGACAACCTCTG GAATCATACATATTCTGGGAATGGGAGTCTGAAGGGATGGAAAAGTGGAAGGCTGATTAAGAAACGTAAGAGAACTGAATTCTTAAGTAGGCCTGGGGCTAAGCATTCTGGAGGAACTATATGGGAAAGTCCCAGGAGTGTGTCTCCACAGTTGAGATCTCCTTTGAAAGTGAAAG GTGTTCCATCACCATCTGGCGGCAATGTAAGAAGTCCGTCAACATATTATTCAACCTTCCACAAGACTCCCACTAGAAAGAAATATTCGGAGGAAGAGTGGAAGGAGTTCACAGAGGCATCTACTCGTCAGGCAATGGCAGAGTGGGCATCATCTCCTGAATTTACGGAATGGATCACGAAGAATGCTGATAGGATACAACTCCACCATGGGGATAGCTCTGAAGAATCTATTGGAAGCGGGTCAGATTCGACGGATGATAACAAGGCAGAGAGCAGCAGCAGAGGTCTATTAAAGTGGCAACCACGGGGTTAG